A single genomic interval of uncultured Pseudodesulfovibrio sp. harbors:
- a CDS encoding SufD family Fe-S cluster assembly protein, which produces MKKVDLSDFKFDGLEQEALTDLNDLSQEDKDQLLMAGVVADESMRSASYLQMDHSAVHCSSKDEGVEIMDIKDALEKYDGLKDYYWTLVDGDKDEFTKAAHDNLHGGYFIRVKAGAKIKDPIQSCLMLKSENVGQNVHNLVIIEEEAEAHIITGCSVAHGTKAGAHLGISEFFVKKNASLTFTMVHNWGEDVAVRPRSAGVVEEGGKFLSNYVLLKPVKDLQMYPSITMNGPHSVARFNSVVVAPKGSHLDMGNKVVMNAPHTRCEIIARTIATGGTIINRGHIGAHHVPSKGHLECQGLILGDGRIWAIPELDGSAEGVELSHEASVGKIAQDEIEYLMARGLDEDEATSTIVRGFLNTDIMGLPVRLQEEINKQIEELQSSDAM; this is translated from the coding sequence ATGAAAAAAGTTGATCTTTCCGATTTCAAGTTTGACGGCCTTGAGCAGGAAGCACTGACAGACCTGAATGATCTGTCTCAGGAAGACAAGGACCAGCTGCTGATGGCCGGTGTTGTCGCTGACGAATCCATGCGTTCCGCTTCCTACCTTCAGATGGACCATTCCGCTGTCCACTGTTCTTCAAAGGACGAAGGCGTCGAGATCATGGATATCAAGGACGCTCTTGAGAAATATGACGGTCTCAAGGATTATTACTGGACACTCGTGGACGGCGACAAGGATGAGTTCACCAAGGCAGCTCATGACAATCTGCATGGTGGGTATTTCATTCGCGTCAAGGCCGGAGCTAAGATCAAGGACCCCATTCAGTCCTGTCTGATGCTCAAGTCCGAGAATGTCGGGCAGAATGTTCATAACCTTGTCATAATCGAAGAAGAGGCCGAGGCGCATATTATTACCGGCTGTTCTGTTGCCCATGGCACCAAGGCAGGCGCGCATCTCGGTATTTCCGAATTTTTTGTCAAGAAAAACGCTTCCCTGACTTTTACCATGGTCCATAACTGGGGTGAGGATGTCGCTGTCCGTCCCCGGTCTGCCGGTGTTGTCGAGGAGGGCGGCAAGTTTCTTTCGAATTATGTCCTGCTCAAGCCAGTCAAGGATTTGCAGATGTACCCGAGCATTACCATGAACGGCCCGCATTCCGTGGCTCGCTTCAATTCCGTGGTTGTCGCTCCCAAGGGATCGCATCTGGATATGGGCAACAAGGTGGTCATGAACGCGCCGCATACCCGCTGTGAGATCATTGCGCGGACTATCGCGACTGGCGGAACCATCATCAACCGCGGTCACATTGGTGCTCACCATGTCCCGAGCAAGGGGCATCTGGAGTGTCAGGGCCTTATCCTCGGTGACGGGCGCATCTGGGCCATTCCTGAGCTTGACGGCTCGGCTGAAGGCGTGGAGCTTTCTCATGAAGCCTCTGTCGGCAAGATCGCGCAGGACGAGATCGAGTATCTCATGGCCCGCGGGCTGGATGAGGACGAAGCGACTTCCACGATCGTTCGTGGTTTCCTGAATACGGACATCATGGGCCTGCCGGTTCGTTTGCAAGAGGAAATCAACAAGCAGATCGAGGAATTGCAGTCATCTGACGCAATGTAG
- a CDS encoding TetR/AcrR family transcriptional regulator has translation MSKKEKILVAAQELFARYGYAGTTMKMVAEQAGVASGLVFHYFDSKEKLFMSAGSDLIDTMILILRDRIVDTPNGCEALGVFVRAYLQFTLENEKTFPTVIRCSPFSDDNPDLDRQKIGAKFRELIDIIEEILRRGVEDGSIADLPLTQTAFMVYGNIVGAVRTRFLAPYEIPGLYDEACDFVMRSVCAPSAIR, from the coding sequence ATGTCGAAGAAGGAAAAGATTTTGGTGGCCGCCCAGGAGCTTTTTGCTCGTTATGGATACGCCGGAACGACCATGAAGATGGTTGCGGAGCAGGCGGGCGTCGCATCAGGATTGGTGTTTCACTACTTCGATAGCAAGGAAAAGCTTTTCATGTCAGCCGGTTCCGACCTGATTGACACCATGATACTAATTTTGCGGGACAGGATTGTTGATACCCCAAACGGCTGCGAGGCCCTTGGCGTGTTTGTTCGTGCGTATTTGCAGTTCACTCTTGAAAATGAAAAGACGTTTCCTACGGTTATTCGTTGCTCGCCGTTCAGTGATGACAACCCTGATCTGGATCGACAGAAGATCGGGGCGAAGTTCCGTGAATTGATTGATATCATAGAAGAAATATTGCGGCGTGGAGTTGAAGACGGTTCGATTGCCGACCTCCCGCTCACGCAGACTGCATTCATGGTGTATGGCAATATCGTCGGTGCAGTGCGTACGCGTTTTCTTGCTCCGTACGAGATTCCGGGGCTGTATGATGAAGCCTGTGACTTTGTGATGCGTAGTGTCTGCGCGCCTTCAGCAATTCGTTAA
- a CDS encoding metal-dependent hydrolase: MPGYKGHLAGGLFFAVMGIVGAVLLGWFVVDPILAAGLTGFCLLGALFPDVDTDSKGQNLYYAVFALVDLGLIIREQFVWAAWFGLFAMLPALGSHRGWTHSWWAMLVVPLPILGLPAFVLGAESVGRFVPFYVAFGGGYFSHLLLDGEF; encoded by the coding sequence ATGCCTGGATACAAAGGCCATCTTGCCGGTGGCCTCTTTTTTGCCGTCATGGGGATTGTCGGAGCGGTTCTACTGGGCTGGTTCGTGGTCGATCCGATTCTGGCTGCCGGACTTACCGGGTTTTGTCTGCTTGGCGCGTTATTCCCGGATGTCGATACTGATTCCAAAGGGCAGAATCTTTATTATGCCGTTTTTGCATTGGTAGATCTTGGCCTGATTATTCGGGAACAGTTTGTCTGGGCCGCCTGGTTTGGGCTGTTTGCCATGCTTCCCGCACTTGGTTCACACAGAGGCTGGACGCATTCCTGGTGGGCTATGCTTGTTGTCCCCCTGCCGATTCTTGGGCTTCCGGCGTTTGTTCTTGGCGCAGAAAGTGTTGGCCGCTTTGTGCCTTTTTATGTGGCATTTGGTGGCGGATATTTTTCTCATCTGCTGTTGGACGGCGAATTCTAG
- a CDS encoding glycosyltransferase family 4 protein has protein sequence MKILLLDLGKIIRGGQRQVFYLARRLMQSPDFEPLVVVPKKAPLTPLLEEAGIPFLTLPTSSDFNPLNIFKLSRIIATHQPAVVHTNDAKGASLAALAKKMLGDFKLVHSRRVSYRLKPGWSKNKYLAGDALVAVSQEICDVLIDSGIPAEKTHTFHSGIDAEMYSTDKHWHPVLTVGAVGALSTQKGFEVLIDALAELKKDTTMPDWQCLIAGDGPLFQELKVKADALGLAESILFLGYRDSREVLPEIDVLTIPSVDGEGSNAVIKEGWASATPVITSDLPSNLELVTHEHDGLVFRNRDAKELATAISRIVNDSQLAKNLVKNGSGTCKKFTDKAMADKYMALYRRLMS, from the coding sequence TTGAAAATATTGCTTCTGGATTTAGGGAAAATAATTCGCGGAGGGCAACGGCAGGTTTTCTACCTTGCCCGTCGCCTGATGCAATCACCCGATTTCGAACCGCTTGTAGTGGTCCCGAAAAAGGCTCCACTTACGCCCCTGCTTGAAGAGGCGGGTATCCCTTTTCTCACGCTCCCAACTTCAAGTGACTTCAACCCACTGAATATTTTCAAATTATCACGCATTATCGCAACACACCAACCTGCTGTCGTCCACACAAACGATGCCAAGGGGGCATCTCTTGCCGCTCTGGCAAAAAAGATGCTTGGCGACTTCAAACTGGTCCACAGCAGACGTGTTTCCTACCGCTTGAAACCGGGATGGAGCAAAAACAAATATCTGGCGGGCGACGCACTTGTGGCAGTCAGTCAGGAAATATGTGACGTATTGATCGACTCCGGTATCCCGGCAGAGAAAACGCATACATTTCACAGCGGCATCGATGCGGAGATGTATTCCACGGATAAGCACTGGCATCCGGTACTGACAGTCGGTGCCGTTGGTGCGCTCAGCACGCAAAAAGGCTTTGAAGTTCTGATAGATGCCTTGGCGGAACTCAAAAAAGACACAACCATGCCTGACTGGCAATGCCTCATTGCCGGAGACGGCCCGCTCTTTCAGGAACTCAAGGTTAAGGCGGACGCTCTGGGGCTTGCCGAATCCATACTCTTTCTCGGATACCGTGACAGCCGCGAAGTTCTGCCGGAAATCGACGTCCTCACTATTCCGTCTGTGGATGGAGAAGGCTCGAATGCCGTTATCAAGGAAGGCTGGGCTTCAGCAACGCCTGTCATCACCTCTGACCTGCCGTCGAATCTGGAACTCGTCACCCATGAACATGATGGACTGGTTTTCAGAAACCGGGATGCCAAAGAACTCGCCACCGCGATCAGCCGGATCGTCAACGATTCCCAACTCGCGAAAAATCTTGTGAAAAATGGCTCGGGAACCTGCAAAAAGTTCACGGACAAAGCCATGGCGGACAAATACATGGCTCTCTACCGGAGACTCATGTCCTAA
- the sucD gene encoding succinate--CoA ligase subunit alpha, with protein MLLNEHNSKRLFEKANIPTPNGIAVFPGEEKDFQPDFKLPWFLKAQVLTGGRGKAGGILRVDNENNFSATARKIFNLDLKGHTVPFIRVEPAADIKREFYLSLTVSRERQCILLTIGREGGVEIENLGKENLLVQEVKLPAGLSPNQIRAAFFHLQLEKEYFKGFAHLLTSLFKAMTDYGLLMAEINPLIISGDGDFIALDGKVEVDDNFVDLTAEMEEFYQREHASTEENEARDAGLSFVKLPGWVGLMVNGAGLAMATMDLLNFSNLPASNFLDLGGAADQKRMQTALELLFDDSQVQAIFINLFGGILSCEKVALAMQGALGGNSPQKPIIIRMAGKDAKSGLEILGSMGAENIHIAENMKEAIDILGTLTPVNPPKIEFATPKDCTQEARPDDKGYTSDATFEINKDTPILVQGITGREGQLHTSLMQEYGANIVAGVTPFKGGQEVLGVPVYNSIAEAKRTHDIGASIIFVPPKMAADAVLEAAFNEIPWAVCITEGIVQHDMLSIFEQIKDKPTKVIGPNTPGIIVPGQTKIGILPTIPFMPGPVAVLSRSGTLTYEVAARLTASGIGQSLSVGIGGDPFIGTGFVEMFEMIRNHEETKAVVVLGEIGGQAEENLAEYVVQTGFDKPVVAFIAGRTAPPGKRLGHAGAILEKGGGIEGKLESMRKAGFTVCQSLEDIAQMTQNTLK; from the coding sequence ATGCTGCTCAACGAACATAACAGCAAACGACTTTTTGAGAAAGCGAACATCCCCACCCCAAACGGGATCGCAGTCTTCCCAGGCGAGGAAAAGGATTTTCAACCCGATTTCAAGCTTCCATGGTTTCTCAAGGCCCAGGTCTTGACCGGCGGCCGGGGGAAAGCCGGTGGCATCCTGAGAGTGGACAACGAAAACAACTTCTCTGCCACAGCCCGCAAGATATTCAATCTCGACCTCAAAGGTCACACAGTACCGTTCATCCGAGTGGAACCCGCTGCCGACATCAAACGAGAATTTTACCTTTCATTGACGGTTTCACGCGAGCGGCAGTGCATTCTGCTCACCATCGGGCGTGAAGGCGGAGTCGAAATCGAAAATCTCGGCAAGGAAAACCTGCTCGTTCAGGAAGTCAAACTCCCTGCCGGCCTGTCGCCCAACCAGATTCGCGCAGCCTTCTTCCATCTTCAACTGGAAAAAGAATATTTTAAGGGATTTGCCCACCTGCTGACAAGCCTTTTCAAGGCCATGACGGACTACGGCCTGCTCATGGCGGAAATCAATCCACTCATCATCAGTGGCGATGGAGATTTCATCGCGCTGGACGGCAAGGTTGAAGTCGATGACAACTTCGTGGACCTAACCGCTGAAATGGAAGAATTCTACCAGCGCGAACACGCTTCAACAGAAGAAAACGAAGCCCGCGACGCAGGACTTTCATTCGTCAAACTCCCCGGCTGGGTCGGACTGATGGTCAATGGCGCAGGCCTTGCCATGGCCACCATGGACCTCCTGAACTTCTCCAATCTTCCAGCCAGCAACTTTCTCGATCTGGGCGGCGCTGCCGATCAGAAGCGAATGCAAACCGCTCTTGAACTCCTGTTCGACGACTCTCAGGTGCAGGCCATTTTCATCAACCTGTTCGGCGGAATACTTTCCTGTGAAAAAGTGGCGCTTGCCATGCAGGGAGCCCTCGGCGGCAACTCCCCGCAAAAGCCGATCATCATTCGAATGGCTGGCAAGGATGCGAAAAGCGGCCTTGAAATTCTCGGCAGCATGGGAGCTGAAAACATCCATATAGCTGAAAACATGAAAGAAGCTATCGACATTCTGGGGACGCTCACCCCTGTCAATCCTCCCAAGATCGAATTTGCCACCCCCAAAGACTGTACACAGGAAGCACGACCTGACGACAAGGGATATACTTCTGACGCCACCTTTGAAATCAACAAGGACACCCCGATCCTCGTTCAGGGAATCACGGGACGCGAAGGCCAGTTGCACACGTCACTCATGCAGGAATACGGAGCCAATATCGTTGCCGGAGTTACACCATTCAAGGGAGGTCAGGAAGTACTTGGCGTTCCGGTCTACAACTCCATCGCCGAAGCGAAGCGCACGCATGACATCGGAGCGAGCATCATCTTTGTTCCTCCCAAAATGGCGGCGGACGCCGTGCTTGAGGCTGCATTCAATGAAATCCCTTGGGCCGTATGCATCACTGAGGGAATCGTTCAACACGACATGCTATCCATTTTCGAACAAATCAAGGACAAACCCACAAAGGTCATCGGACCGAATACCCCCGGCATCATCGTTCCGGGTCAAACCAAAATCGGCATCCTTCCGACCATCCCCTTCATGCCCGGTCCTGTCGCAGTCCTTTCAAGAAGCGGCACCCTGACTTATGAGGTGGCCGCACGACTGACAGCCTCCGGCATAGGGCAATCCCTGAGCGTTGGAATCGGCGGCGATCCTTTCATCGGCACCGGCTTTGTAGAGATGTTTGAAATGATACGAAATCATGAAGAAACAAAGGCAGTTGTCGTGCTTGGTGAAATCGGTGGACAAGCCGAAGAGAATCTGGCTGAATACGTCGTCCAAACGGGCTTTGACAAACCTGTTGTGGCCTTTATTGCCGGCCGCACAGCACCTCCAGGCAAACGGCTTGGACACGCCGGAGCCATCTTGGAAAAAGGCGGAGGCATAGAAGGAAAGCTGGAAAGCATGCGTAAAGCCGGATTTACCGTTTGCCAGAGCCTTGAAGACATCGCTCAAATGACTCAAAATACATTGAAATAA
- a CDS encoding response regulator, with translation MSKRFLIVDDDERFTALVAKKLEKYAQCVISLRGDDALLQFEHHLGTGAPFHAVFMDIEMPQMDGHEVVEKMRKIERQNKIDPLKAFKLVMLTAHKDVKNVSTSFFKGGADAYIHKESLSECLIENLKKIDLV, from the coding sequence ATGTCCAAAAGATTTCTCATCGTCGATGACGACGAACGATTTACCGCTCTTGTTGCCAAAAAGCTGGAAAAGTATGCCCAGTGCGTCATCTCCCTCAGGGGTGATGACGCACTCCTTCAGTTTGAACACCACCTTGGAACAGGCGCTCCTTTTCATGCAGTATTCATGGACATTGAAATGCCCCAAATGGATGGCCATGAAGTGGTTGAAAAAATGCGTAAAATTGAAAGACAAAACAAGATCGATCCACTCAAGGCATTCAAACTCGTCATGCTCACAGCCCATAAAGATGTAAAAAATGTCAGCACATCTTTCTTCAAAGGAGGTGCAGATGCTTACATCCACAAGGAATCACTGTCGGAATGCCTGATTGAAAATCTCAAAAAAATCGATCTGGTATAA
- a CDS encoding exopolyphosphatase codes for MRLVTRSDFDGLVCATLLKHLNIIDDYLFAHPKDLQDGKVEVGKKDVLANVPYVPGCGLWFDHHTSENDRLGDIEFEGESKPLPSCARVIYEYYGADKFPENFVPMMEAVDKVDSANLTPEEIRNPSGWIMLGYVMDPRTGLGRYRDYRISNYQLMLDMIEYCRSMPAEEIMEIEDVKERIDKYRADEPLFIKMLQDNTSVQGNAVVLDLRNQETIYCGNRFMIYTLHPDCNVSIRIIWGFKKQNVVFTVGHSITNRTSKTDVGKLMLSFGGGGHQAVGTCQVSENEVSETLKKMLETINADG; via the coding sequence ATGAGACTCGTAACCCGCTCCGATTTTGATGGCCTTGTTTGCGCTACCCTGCTCAAGCATCTGAATATAATCGATGACTACCTGTTCGCCCATCCCAAGGATTTACAGGACGGCAAAGTGGAAGTCGGTAAAAAGGACGTGCTGGCCAACGTGCCTTACGTACCGGGTTGCGGCCTTTGGTTTGACCACCACACCAGCGAAAACGACCGTCTCGGGGATATTGAATTCGAAGGTGAAAGCAAACCCCTGCCAAGTTGCGCTCGGGTAATCTACGAATATTACGGCGCCGACAAATTTCCTGAAAATTTCGTCCCGATGATGGAAGCCGTGGATAAAGTCGATTCCGCCAACCTGACCCCGGAGGAAATCAGGAACCCGAGCGGCTGGATAATGCTCGGCTACGTCATGGATCCGCGCACCGGTCTCGGACGTTACAGGGATTACCGCATCAGCAATTATCAACTGATGCTTGATATGATTGAATACTGCCGGTCAATGCCTGCTGAAGAAATCATGGAAATCGAGGATGTTAAAGAAAGAATCGATAAATACCGCGCAGATGAGCCCCTGTTCATAAAAATGCTGCAAGACAATACGTCCGTTCAGGGCAATGCGGTTGTCCTTGACCTGCGAAATCAGGAAACCATTTATTGCGGCAATCGCTTCATGATTTACACCCTGCACCCAGACTGCAATGTAAGCATACGCATCATCTGGGGATTCAAGAAACAAAACGTCGTATTCACTGTGGGACACTCCATTACAAACCGAACCAGCAAAACAGATGTCGGCAAGCTGATGCTCTCGTTCGGCGGAGGTGGACACCAAGCCGTCGGCACATGTCAGGTAAGTGAAAACGAAGTATCAGAAACATTGAAAAAAATGCTTGAAACGATTAATGCTGACGGCTGA
- a CDS encoding HD domain-containing protein, producing the protein MIYLMLYVAQMNIYLAGGAVRDLLLGRKLSDRDYLVMNSSKEEFQARFPKATEVGHSFPIFLLERQEYSFPRAHRIEDELESRDLTVNAMLLDSEGNLFCHPNSLQDLHNRSLRPTSRQAFIDDPLRVFRAARFWAKMPEFTPHDELIETMRFIARKNLLKDIAPDRIGQETRKALKTNAPGNYLRLLSQTDCLTPWFSEFKDCLNIPAGPLPYHDSSVIEHTARTMDCVAGDELCVWMALCHDIGKSTTDREKLPTHHGHDRVGIQMASRLARRIRMPNTFDIAGSKAAEWHMIAGRYPELRPGTKVDLLYDLHRTRTLEPLFELVQADMDEDYSQRAKRDLQKILSVKLTPQEMNQGTESGKRLRELRAQTLSKRNRK; encoded by the coding sequence ATGATTTACCTTATGTTATATGTAGCTCAAATGAATATATATCTCGCTGGCGGCGCTGTCCGCGACCTTCTTCTCGGGAGAAAACTTTCTGATCGGGACTATCTTGTCATGAATTCCTCCAAGGAGGAATTTCAAGCCCGATTCCCCAAAGCGACAGAAGTCGGTCACAGCTTTCCGATCTTTCTTCTGGAACGACAGGAATACTCATTTCCTCGTGCGCATCGCATAGAAGATGAATTAGAATCCAGAGACCTCACTGTCAATGCAATGCTGCTGGACAGCGAAGGCAATCTGTTCTGCCATCCGAACAGCCTGCAAGATCTTCACAACCGCTCACTCCGTCCGACATCTCGTCAGGCTTTTATTGATGATCCGCTACGAGTATTCAGAGCTGCCAGATTCTGGGCCAAAATGCCCGAATTCACCCCGCACGACGAGCTCATTGAAACAATGCGATTCATTGCCCGAAAGAACCTCCTCAAAGATATCGCGCCCGACAGAATCGGTCAGGAAACACGCAAAGCGCTGAAAACGAATGCACCGGGCAACTATCTGAGATTGTTGTCACAAACAGACTGCCTGACTCCATGGTTCTCAGAGTTCAAGGATTGCTTGAACATTCCCGCAGGCCCTCTCCCCTATCATGACAGTTCCGTTATCGAGCACACGGCGCGAACCATGGACTGCGTCGCCGGGGATGAGCTTTGCGTCTGGATGGCTCTCTGTCATGACATAGGCAAAAGCACTACAGACAGGGAAAAACTGCCAACCCATCATGGACATGACCGGGTGGGGATACAAATGGCGAGCAGACTTGCACGGCGAATCCGAATGCCCAACACATTCGACATTGCAGGCAGCAAAGCCGCTGAATGGCATATGATCGCTGGCCGATACCCGGAACTTCGACCGGGTACAAAAGTGGATTTGCTATACGATTTACACAGAACACGAACTCTTGAGCCGCTCTTTGAACTCGTTCAGGCAGATATGGATGAAGATTACAGCCAACGAGCCAAACGCGACCTGCAAAAAATACTGAGTGTCAAACTCACCCCGCAGGAAATGAATCAAGGAACAGAATCCGGGAAAAGACTCAGGGAGTTGCGTGCTCAAACGCTCTCGAAACGAAACAGAAAATAA